One part of the Ranitomeya imitator isolate aRanImi1 chromosome 10, aRanImi1.pri, whole genome shotgun sequence genome encodes these proteins:
- the RIC8A gene encoding synembryn-A isoform X1, whose translation MDLDAILDKLETGEQELVHKALLEYNKENSQCFFFNSEQREQRKFRTKRFRDGVPKSNSDYDSDYSEDHDLKLRQKLGEVVIKFLERDLQPSCQMACLETIRILSRDKYGLAPFTSRSAMQILARYAGLDYSEEMEVPLIPDSESAVEALKGLCNIVYNSVEAQEVATELRLVCGLARRLKLYNETRSSHESKFFDLRLLFLLTALRVDVRRQLARELRGVSLLTDALESTLALKWSDIYEVVTDRLAAPLGKEETERVMEILKTLFNITFDISRREVDEEDAALYRHLAAILRHCLLRQSDGEDRTEEFHGHTVNLLVNLPLMCLDVLLTPKVELGSVEYMGMNMDTVEVLLQFLDRRLDRGHKLRETLTPVLNLLTESSRVHRETRKFLRAKVLPPLRDVKNRPEVGNTLRNKLVRLMTHVDTDVKHCAAEFLFVLCKENVSRFVKYTGYGNAAGLLAARGLLAGGRGEGRYSEDEDTDTEEYREAKPNINPVTGRVEEKQPNPMDGMTDEQKEYEAMKLVSMFDKLSREQIIQPMGVTSDGRLEALDEAAQRMLQQQESSDLETDSD comes from the exons ATGGACCTGGATGCCATCCTAGACAAGCTGGAGACTGGAGAGCAGGAGCTGGTGCATAAAGCCCTGCTGGAGTATAACAAGGAG aattcaCAATGTTTCTTCTTCAATTCCGAGCAGAGGGAACAGAGAAAG TTCAGGACAAAGCGATTCCGGGACGGAGTCCCCAAGTCAAACTCTGACTATGACTCGGATTATTCGGAGGATCATGATCTTAAACTGCGACAG AAACTTGGAGAAGTGGTGATCAAGTTCCTGGAGCGAGATCTGCAGCCTTCCTGCCAGATGGCCTGCCTGGAGACCATCCGCATCCTATCCAGAGACAAATATGGATTGGCCCCTTTCACCAGTCGTTCCGCAATGCAGATCTTGGCCAGATATGCCGGCCTGGACTACTCTGAGGAGATGGAGGTGCCTCTTATCCCAGACAGCGAGAGCGCAGTGGAAGCTCTGAAGGGTCTCTGTAATATCGTATACAACAGTGTTGAGGCACAAGAAGTGGCCACCGAGCTGCGTCTGGTGTGTGGCTTGGCTCGCCGACTGAAGCTTTACAATGAGACCAGGTCATCGCACGAGAGCAAGTTCTTCGACCTTCGCTTGCTCTTCCTTCTCACGGCTCTGAGGGTGGATGTGCGGAGACAGCTCGCCCGAGAGTTGAGAGGTGTCAGTCTCCTGACCGATGCACTGGAAAGCACTCTGGCCTTGAAATGGTCCGACATCTACGAGGTGGTAACGGATCGCTTAGCGGCACCGTTGGGCAAAGAAGAAACTGAAAGGGTGATGGAAATCCTAAAGACTCTCTTTAATATCACCTTTGATATCAGCCGCAGGGAAGTCGATGAG GAAGATGCAGCTCTCTATCGCCACCTGGCAGCTATTCTCAGGCACTGCTTACTCCGACAAAGTGACGGAGAAGACAGGACGGAGGAATTCCATGG GCACACGGTGAACCTTCTCGTGAACCTGCCCCTCATGTGTCTGGACGTCCTGCTGACCCCTAAGGTGGAACTCGGCTCTGTGGAGTACATGGGCATGAATATGGACACTGTGGAGGTTCTGCTGCAGTTCCTGGATCGGAGGCTGGACAGG gGTCACAAGTTGCGAGAAACGCTGACTCCTGTTTTGAACCTCCTTACAGAAAGTTCACGAGTCCATCGAGAGACTCGAAAGTTTCTCCGGGCTAAG GTCTTGCCTCCTCTGAGAGATGTAAAGAACCGCCCGGAAGTTGGGAATACCCTGCGCAATAAGCTAGTCCGTCTGATGACCCATGTGGACACAGATGTAAAACATTGTGCGGCCGAATTCCTGTTTGTCCTTTGTAAAGAAAATG TATCTCGTTTTGTAAAATACACTGGATACGGTAACGCTGCTGGCCTGCTTGCTGCCCGGGGATTGCTGGCGGGCGGACGAGGAGAAGGACGATATTCTGAGGATGAAGACACAGACACCGAAGAATACAGAGAAGCCAAACCTAA CATTAACCCTGTGACCGGACGTGTAGAAGAGAAGCAGCCTAACCCTATGGACGGGATGACGGACGAGCAGAAAGAGTATGAGGCTATGAAGCTGGTCAGCATGTTCGACAAACTGTCTCG
- the RIC8A gene encoding synembryn-A isoform X2, with translation MDLDAILDKLETGEQELVHKALLEYNKENSQCFFFNSEQREQRKKLGEVVIKFLERDLQPSCQMACLETIRILSRDKYGLAPFTSRSAMQILARYAGLDYSEEMEVPLIPDSESAVEALKGLCNIVYNSVEAQEVATELRLVCGLARRLKLYNETRSSHESKFFDLRLLFLLTALRVDVRRQLARELRGVSLLTDALESTLALKWSDIYEVVTDRLAAPLGKEETERVMEILKTLFNITFDISRREVDEEDAALYRHLAAILRHCLLRQSDGEDRTEEFHGHTVNLLVNLPLMCLDVLLTPKVELGSVEYMGMNMDTVEVLLQFLDRRLDRGHKLRETLTPVLNLLTESSRVHRETRKFLRAKVLPPLRDVKNRPEVGNTLRNKLVRLMTHVDTDVKHCAAEFLFVLCKENVSRFVKYTGYGNAAGLLAARGLLAGGRGEGRYSEDEDTDTEEYREAKPNINPVTGRVEEKQPNPMDGMTDEQKEYEAMKLVSMFDKLSREQIIQPMGVTSDGRLEALDEAAQRMLQQQESSDLETDSD, from the exons ATGGACCTGGATGCCATCCTAGACAAGCTGGAGACTGGAGAGCAGGAGCTGGTGCATAAAGCCCTGCTGGAGTATAACAAGGAG aattcaCAATGTTTCTTCTTCAATTCCGAGCAGAGGGAACAGAGAAAG AAACTTGGAGAAGTGGTGATCAAGTTCCTGGAGCGAGATCTGCAGCCTTCCTGCCAGATGGCCTGCCTGGAGACCATCCGCATCCTATCCAGAGACAAATATGGATTGGCCCCTTTCACCAGTCGTTCCGCAATGCAGATCTTGGCCAGATATGCCGGCCTGGACTACTCTGAGGAGATGGAGGTGCCTCTTATCCCAGACAGCGAGAGCGCAGTGGAAGCTCTGAAGGGTCTCTGTAATATCGTATACAACAGTGTTGAGGCACAAGAAGTGGCCACCGAGCTGCGTCTGGTGTGTGGCTTGGCTCGCCGACTGAAGCTTTACAATGAGACCAGGTCATCGCACGAGAGCAAGTTCTTCGACCTTCGCTTGCTCTTCCTTCTCACGGCTCTGAGGGTGGATGTGCGGAGACAGCTCGCCCGAGAGTTGAGAGGTGTCAGTCTCCTGACCGATGCACTGGAAAGCACTCTGGCCTTGAAATGGTCCGACATCTACGAGGTGGTAACGGATCGCTTAGCGGCACCGTTGGGCAAAGAAGAAACTGAAAGGGTGATGGAAATCCTAAAGACTCTCTTTAATATCACCTTTGATATCAGCCGCAGGGAAGTCGATGAG GAAGATGCAGCTCTCTATCGCCACCTGGCAGCTATTCTCAGGCACTGCTTACTCCGACAAAGTGACGGAGAAGACAGGACGGAGGAATTCCATGG GCACACGGTGAACCTTCTCGTGAACCTGCCCCTCATGTGTCTGGACGTCCTGCTGACCCCTAAGGTGGAACTCGGCTCTGTGGAGTACATGGGCATGAATATGGACACTGTGGAGGTTCTGCTGCAGTTCCTGGATCGGAGGCTGGACAGG gGTCACAAGTTGCGAGAAACGCTGACTCCTGTTTTGAACCTCCTTACAGAAAGTTCACGAGTCCATCGAGAGACTCGAAAGTTTCTCCGGGCTAAG GTCTTGCCTCCTCTGAGAGATGTAAAGAACCGCCCGGAAGTTGGGAATACCCTGCGCAATAAGCTAGTCCGTCTGATGACCCATGTGGACACAGATGTAAAACATTGTGCGGCCGAATTCCTGTTTGTCCTTTGTAAAGAAAATG TATCTCGTTTTGTAAAATACACTGGATACGGTAACGCTGCTGGCCTGCTTGCTGCCCGGGGATTGCTGGCGGGCGGACGAGGAGAAGGACGATATTCTGAGGATGAAGACACAGACACCGAAGAATACAGAGAAGCCAAACCTAA CATTAACCCTGTGACCGGACGTGTAGAAGAGAAGCAGCCTAACCCTATGGACGGGATGACGGACGAGCAGAAAGAGTATGAGGCTATGAAGCTGGTCAGCATGTTCGACAAACTGTCTCG